From Toxorhynchites rutilus septentrionalis strain SRP chromosome 2, ASM2978413v1, whole genome shotgun sequence, a single genomic window includes:
- the LOC129766422 gene encoding uncharacterized protein LOC129766422, translating to MQNELRAAETIILKLVQWESYADERSILERNEEKPINERKPLDKSSGIYELVPIIDENGLLRQYGRIGAARDISYDMRHPVILPKDHWVTRLIVEKYHRKYRHANPETVVNEIRQVYSSSEYSAYGSITTSASSRARSPVQLRGSGLLWASASESRKSQRQKVDRVVYVPYSTSVHLEVAYSLSTSSCVSCVRRFVGRRGSPVEFISDNGTNFQGAERLLGEQIKQELPATFTNSSTRWTFIPPGAPHMGGAWERLVQSVKRAMMDAYAEGKLDDEGLQTLVVEAESIVNSRPLTYLPLDSAESEALTPNHFLMGSSSGANLPDTAPGPQQLPLQDMWNQIQQKLDRFWYRWIVEYLPVIRRQPKWFTEVRPIQVGDLVLVVNGNERNCWIRGRVVETFVGTDGRVRQAKVQTTGSILRRPVAKLALLEVKCSLGGSQDAPGGGCCRSSNGVGNTGKQLTCQDNIESCGVATNVTQNKKKQ from the exons ATGCAGAACGAACTTCGTGCAGCAGAAACTATCATCTTGAAACTCGTTCAATGGGAGTCGTATGCGGATGAGAGAAGTATTCTTGAACGAAATGAAGAAAAGCCGATTAACGAAAGAAAGCCGTTGGACAAAAGCAGTGGGATTTACGAATTAGTTCCAATAATCGACGAGAATGGATTGTTACGCCAGTATGGGAGAATTGGGGCTGCGAGAGACATCAGTTATGACATGCGCCATCCAGTGATTTTGCCCAAAGATCACTGGGTAACTAGACTGATAGTTGAGAAGTACCACCGCAAATATCGACATGCTAACCCGGAAACTGTCGTGAATGAGATACGTCAAGTCTACA GCTCGTCCGAATATTCCGCCTATGGCTCCATTACCACCAGCGCGTCTAGCCGTGCGCGTTCGCCCGTTCAGTTACGTGGGAGTGGACTACTTTGGGCCTCTGCTAGTGAAAGTCGGAAGAGCCAGCGTCAAAAGGTGGATCGCGTTGTTTACGTGCCTTACAGTACGTCGGTACACTTGGAGGTAGCGTACAGTCTGTCAACATCTTCATGTGTTTCGTGTGTGCGGCGCTTCGTAGGGCGACGTGGTTCGCCAGTGGAGTTCATCAGCGATAATGGGACCAACTTCCAAGGAGCTGAACGCTTGCTGGGGGAACAAATAAAGCAGGAACTGCCAGCAACGTTTACAAATTCATCGACAAGGTGGACCTTTATACCGCCCGGTGCCCCACACATGGGAGGCGCATGGGAACGGCTTGTGCAGTCCGTCAAGAGAGCCATGATGGATGCGTACGCTGAGGGGAAGTTGGATGATGAGGGCTTACAAACGTTGGTCGTGGAAGCGGAAAGCATTGTGAACTCAAGGCCTCTGACCTACCTGCCTCTGGATTCTGCTGAGTCAGAGGCGTTGACACCGAACCATTTTTTGATGGGAAGCTCGAGTGGCGCCAATCTACCGGATACAGCACCGGGTCCACAACAACTGCCTTTGCAAGATATGTGGAATCAAATACAGCAAAAATTGGATCGGTTCTGGTATCGCTGGATCGTGGAGTACCTGCCAGTGATACGAAGACAACCAAAGTGGTTTACCGAGGTCCGACCAATACAAGTAGGGGACTTGGTGCTGGTAGTCAACGGTAATGAGCGTAATTGCTGGATACGAGGACGGGTAGTTGAAACGTTTGTCGGGACCGATGGCCGAGTTCGGCAAGCCAAGGTACAAACTACAGGAAGCATTCTTAGACGACCAGTGGCAAAGCTAGCGTTGTTGGAGGTGAAGTGCAGTCTTGGTGGATCGCAAGATGCACCCGGGGGAGGATGTTGCCGCAGTAGCAATGGAGTTGGCAACACTGGCAAACAATTAACGTGTCAAGATAACATCGAAAGCTGCGGTGTAGCTACAAATGTCacgcagaataaaaaaaaacaatag